The region GTGGTACCCTATGCAGTTTATATGAATGATATTCGTGCCTATGAAGCCCGTTATTTTCCCTCGGAGCTATATTTAACTGAACTAAAACGTTCCTTCGATCGCCTTTATGAGGAAGCGGCTTACCGTCGCCGGATGATGGCGGTAACTATGCACGATCGCCTGCAACGGCCGGAGCACGTTGATGTGTTTGAAGATTTTCTTAAATATGTAATGAAGAAACCAGGGGTGGCATTTATGAAAAAAATTGACATTGCCAACTTCGCTTTGAACGACAAAAATACCATTCGTGAAGACATTCAAAATGTTTATCCCAATGTGCCTAATTTTGTCCCCGGTGCCACCAGTTAATTAACTCTAATATCCAGACAATCTTTTTATTTTTGAACAAAAACTAACCCATGCTCAAATCAATTTTTGCTCCGTTACTAACCACCGTTGCTTTAACCGGTTTAACTCTGCCGGCCTTTGCCTTAGAAGAAACCCCTGTCCTATCATCGACCGTTGCCATTCAAGCGGCCCAAGCGGCGATCGCCGCTTGTCTTCAAGAAGGTTATGGGGTAACTGCCACAGTGGTTAATCCCGAAGGCAACGTGCTAGTGGTAATTCGTAGCGATGGGGCTTTGGTGCATACGGTGCAAACTTCATTTAATAAAGCCTATTCCGCTGTTACGTTGGCTGCCAATCATAATCTGGAGGCAACTTCCGGGATTCTCGCTTCTATGCAGGCCAAGGGAGCCCAGGGAGTCGGGACATGGCCTATGCCCGCCGATCCTCTCACTGGCATCACCCTTTTTCCCGGTGGAGTGAATTTACTTTCCCAGGGCAAAGTGGTGGGGGGTTTGGGGGTGTCCGGTACCCCCGATGGCAAAATTGATGAACGCTGTGCTCTTAAAGGCCGAGATGTCGTTTTGCCAGATTTACGTTAAATCGCCAAAAATTGCCAAGCTTGGGGGAAATACTAATTTTCTCCCTACTTCAACTCCAGCAAAATAATGGTGCCATGGTAAGCGGCGATCGCCAAATTTTTCCCGTTGGGATGAAAGGACACACTGCCCAATCTTTCCAAATTTGGATTGTAACTATCTAACAAACTACCCTGCAAATTCCAGAGCCGTAAAACTCCGTCATCGGAAACGGTGGCGATTAGATTGTTCTCATTGATGGCAACCCCGGTAACCCAACCATCATCAAGCACATCAATTTTTAATAGTTCTTGACCTTGGAGATTAAAAACCCGAGCAGTACCATCAAAACCACCAGAAACCAATAACTTGCCATCTTTACTAAAACGAACACTATTGAGGCGGCCTTGATTGGTTTCAATAATTTTCACCACTTCCCCCGCCAGATTTAGCAAGGTAATTTCGCCAATATCTTGGGTAACTGCAATTAGATTTGCCTGGGCATTAAAGTCCATATTCCGACTTACCCCTGGGCGAGTCACTGTAAACAGCGGCTCCTTAATATTCGACCACCCCTTAATGGTGCCATCGTCGGAACTGGTGGCCACCCCCATATCTTCACTAAAGAAAACCACATCAGTAACGGCGGAAGTGTGTCCCCTAATTTCCCCCAAAATATTGCCTTGCAGATCCCAAATACGAGCAACACCATTGTAACCGGCGGTAATAATAGCCGCTCCGTCAGGACTGAATGCCCCATTGAAAATCATCGCTACAGGACTACCGGCAAATTTTTTTACCAATTGCCCGTCCATTGTCCAAAGTTTTGCCAAACCATCGGTGGCCGTTGAGAGCAAATAATTGCCGTCTCCACTGTAATGAATTTGGATAATGGCTTCCCCTTTAAGCTCATGGCCTAGATAGGTTTTAATTACCTCCAACTCTATTTGGGATGGGGGTTTATTTTCCTTAACGGCATAATGGGTAAAGGGTACAGTCTGGGCAATAACATTAGGGCCGCAAAAACTGATCGTTAAACCGAGGCAAAAACCGGCTAAAAATTTGTATCGCATACAACCATCAATCCCTAATTAGATACATTAAAAATCCAAATTTGCCCTTGATTGCTAGTGACGGCCAATTGATTACCGTCAGGGGAAAAACTTAAACTAGTTAGCTTGCCATTATTCAACGGTAATTCCTGTAATAAAAGACCGTCTGTTTGCCAAAGTCTTAAAGTACCGTCGTCACTGCCAGTGGCAATCCACTGCCCATCGGGATGAAATTGGGCGCTATTAGTCCATCCCATTATGGGATTCTTAACTTCTGCAATCAAGGTTCCATCTAGCTGCCATAACTTTGCCGAACCATTAGTGCCAGCCGTCAGTAACTGTTGACCATCAGGACTAAAACTGACATTATTGATCCGCCCTTGGCCAGTGGCAATTTCTCGATCTATCTCCCCATTGGAATTGATTAAATAAAGGGAACCATTATCGGAAACACTAGCAATCAAAATACCTTGGGGATGATAGGCTAAATTTCGAGCTGTGCCGGGGTTTAAAACCCCCACTAATTTTTCCCCCTGCCGAGTAAAAATTTGGACTTGGCCGTCATCAGAACAGGTGACAATGGTTTGGCCATCGGGGCTAAATAGGACATCGGCCACTGCCGCTCGATGGGGACGTTGTTCTTGCAGTAGCTCCCCCTGTAAATTCCACAGGCGAATAGTACCGTCATAGCCAGTGGTAATTAAAGTTTGGCGATCGGGAGCAAAGCGGGCGTTAAACATGGGGGGTTTTTGTCCCTGCAATTCTACCAGTTTTTGTCCGTCCTTAGTCCATAAAGTGCCCACACCATCGGCAGAAGCAGTCAGTAACAATTCTCCATCGGGACTGAAATGGATGCGATTGAGAGCAACTTCACTGCCCACAAACTGCTGCTGTAAATCTAGCGTAATTGCTGATTTTTTTTGGTTAATGGAGACGGGAATATTGGCGTCTGCGGTGCTAATTTCCG is a window of Synechocystis sp. PCC 7338 DNA encoding:
- a CDS encoding heme-binding protein encodes the protein MLKSIFAPLLTTVALTGLTLPAFALEETPVLSSTVAIQAAQAAIAACLQEGYGVTATVVNPEGNVLVVIRSDGALVHTVQTSFNKAYSAVTLAANHNLEATSGILASMQAKGAQGVGTWPMPADPLTGITLFPGGVNLLSQGKVVGGLGVSGTPDGKIDERCALKGRDVVLPDLR
- a CDS encoding WD40 repeat domain-containing protein; this encodes MRYKFLAGFCLGLTISFCGPNVIAQTVPFTHYAVKENKPPSQIELEVIKTYLGHELKGEAIIQIHYSGDGNYLLSTATDGLAKLWTMDGQLVKKFAGSPVAMIFNGAFSPDGAAIITAGYNGVARIWDLQGNILGEIRGHTSAVTDVVFFSEDMGVATSSDDGTIKGWSNIKEPLFTVTRPGVSRNMDFNAQANLIAVTQDIGEITLLNLAGEVVKIIETNQGRLNSVRFSKDGKLLVSGGFDGTARVFNLQGQELLKIDVLDDGWVTGVAINENNLIATVSDDGVLRLWNLQGSLLDSYNPNLERLGSVSFHPNGKNLAIAAYHGTIILLELK
- a CDS encoding WD40 repeat domain-containing protein, which codes for MRILPIIFLVLGFSAISPEISTADANIPVSINQKKSAITLDLQQQFVGSEVALNRIHFSPDGELLLTASADGVGTLWTKDGQKLVELQGQKPPMFNARFAPDRQTLITTGYDGTIRLWNLQGELLQEQRPHRAAVADVLFSPDGQTIVTCSDDGQVQIFTRQGEKLVGVLNPGTARNLAYHPQGILIASVSDNGSLYLINSNGEIDREIATGQGRINNVSFSPDGQQLLTAGTNGSAKLWQLDGTLIAEVKNPIMGWTNSAQFHPDGQWIATGSDDGTLRLWQTDGLLLQELPLNNGKLTSLSFSPDGNQLAVTSNQGQIWIFNVSN